ATGGTTGTCGCTTGTCGACGTTCTGTAGGAATTGTCTGCGGTTGTGAGTGTGCCGGCTGTTGAATTATTCctgagaaaaaaaggattctaacCAGCGACCGTGAAACGGTTTGTCTGATTTCACTGATTCGAGAACAACAACGTTTTTATGGTACCGGCTCCGGGAATTTTCCGGGAGCGGTTGCTAACGGCACTGCCTGGCATTGTAAAACAATTTCAGCAAGTGACAACGAGCGTGTCCCACCGGAGCGTAGTACTTGTACCCGGAAACGACAAAACACCTTGTTAACAACATGTCTGTCACAACGATATTCTGCGTTTGCGAGCTGCCTTTTCCACAAAATCTAACCTAATTACGGTAGCAGCTTCATGCTTCAGAGGGCCCGGCCCCGGAGCTGAAGTTGTTCCATATTTCCGGCTACTGCTGGAGTTGCTGCCAACACTTTTCGCACAACTAAATCGCACTCATACGTGCTTGCGCGCGGTTGCGAGGCAACCAAGCGTGACGAATGCACATTACGGGTGTGCTTCACAGGTGAACAATTCCAATCGCGCACAGCCCAACCATCGATAACCACTGGCGCACCACCGATGGCCAATCGTTTAACCTTGAACTTGCTGCAGTGCAATTTTTGAATACTCATGCAATGGCTTTATTAATAGGAATGTCTATGGCGCCGAACACGCCCCTCACGTTCAGTTGAATTTCTTCAGCTTGCTGTAGCTGTAGCCGTGGCCGTAACCACCGCCAATGAATCCACCAGCCTGGCCACCGCCGATCGAGCCGCTCTCCTGCGCGATTCCTCCCTTGCCAATGTTCTTGACGATGGCTTCGAATCCGTTCTTGGCGTCGGCGTGGTACTTGACGATGCGCACCGAACCGTCCGGCTCATCCAGGCTGTACTCTCCCTTGACGACATCACCGTCGCGCACCTCCCACTGGCTCTTGTGGTCACCGGTGTGGTAGTCCTTCACTCCGTACTCGAACTTGTACTTCGGATAGGCGTAGAAGTCCTTGCCCTCGTCGATGCCAATGCCTCCGCCGATACCACCGCCAATACCGCCTTCGAATCCACCCTGTATGTTGAAACGCTTCGATGAGTTTCATCTAATCATGCACGGGAAGATGTTCCCGATGACATACCTGTTCTCCGCCGAAGCCACCACCGTAGTATTTGTACGGGATGTGTTTCACCTCACTGACGAATCCATGGTGCTCGTAAGCCAAACAGGCAGCCGCAAGGGCTAGAACTACTACCGAGGacttcaacattttgcttGCAGGATCTTCAGGGAGTCTGTGTGCTGTACTAGCTGATGGTTGATCGATGTCTAGCTGCGACTGATACCGTTATTGACTGAAGGAACCATTTTTATACTTCCATAAGCATGCTAACCCCTCCTCAAAAAGAGCATACGAATGCATGCGGGGGGATGCCATGTTGTGCATCGTAGAGGGTGGAGTGCATTTCTCCATATTGATTTTTTCAAGGTTCTCACGGATCCGCATAGCTTTCATGCTCGATGGTGAGGATACAAACCGATTCACTCTACACCCTTTTCTAACACTAACCCTTCGACCAAATGCAAACAACGGTGCACGCTACAACCCCAACAACCACGGCAAATGTGCTCTCACGCGTAATTGGTATGAAGCGAACCTTGACGGGTCTCGGACTCGGTCTCCGACTTCTCGAAGAAGCGCAATACACACGCAATACACACACCCGAGAACACACGCAtacgaaatgcattttttccgttcttttcgatcgatcggtaggTACACGATCGATTCAATCGCGATTGCTAGCTTAAATCACGGCTGGCTAATTTATGCGGGTGACCCAATCGCGAACCATTTGGCTGGCGTGGTTCGCTTGAACGTGCCATTGGGCCCTGAGaagctttcggttttttgctcCGGATTTCTTTTCGTGTTCGATCACGCTTCTTGCTTCGGTTGCATATGGCAATTCTGGCAGTTTTCTAACATGCTGGAGTTTCGTGCGACGAGTTTCGTCGAAGCAAAAGCTGGAACCAACGAAAGATGGCTTAAAGTGAAACTGGACGAATGGCTTTTGTTGGTAACTTTAGGTCGTTTCTTAGACACGCCACCACTTGGCCAGCGTGTCATGTAACAACGAGAGGAGAATGGTCACATTTGGCAAACGTTTTGGTGGAGGTATAAAAAGGGCAACCCCAAAGTCAGTAGCCATCAGTCGCAGTTCTACAGTTTTACAGCTAAAGTTCAACAACAACTCCCAAAAATGTTTAAGCAAATCGTTGCTTTGTGCGTTCTGTTCGGAGCCGTGCTAGCCTACGAGCACCATGGATTCGTCAGTGAGGTGAAACACATCCCGTACAAGTACGGTGGCTTCGGCGGAGAACAGGTATGTCATCGGGAACATCTTCCCGTGCATGATTAGATGAAACTCATCGAAGCGTTTCAACACACAGGGTGGATTCGAaggtggtgttggcggtggtaTCGGCggaggcatcggcatcgacgaGGGCAAGGACTTCTACGCCTATCCGAAGTACAAGTTCGAGTACGGAGTGAAGGACTACCACACCGGTGACCACAAGAGCCAGTGGGAGGTGCGCGACGGTGATGTCGTCAAGGGAGAGTACAGCCTGGATGAGCCGGACGGTTCGGTGCGCATCGTCAAGTACCACGCCGACGCCAAGAACGGATTCGAAGCCGTCGTCAAGAACATTGGCAAGGGAGGAATCGCGCAGGAGAGCggctcgatcggtggtggccaggcTGGAGGTttcatcggtggtggttacGGCCACGGCTACAGCTACAGCAAGCTGAAGCAATACAACTAAAAAGAAAACTCGTCAAATGAAATGCTATTATCCATAGATGCAACCAAACACtatcaacgaaacgaaaccaaaaacattaCGCATGATATAATACAATTTCTATGAAATTGAACTAAGCAGTGTGTTTTAATTGGGTATTAGCAAAGTATTTATGAAATCGTTGTGGAGGTAGATGTGCATTCGAGCATTATGATGAAATTAATCAGAGACAGTTCATTGCTTGTGGCATGTTTTAACAGCGTATCATCCATCAAAATCGGGTGTTGGTAAATGAAGGAGTTTGCAAAATGTGAGATCGACAATTTCGTGATTACTagattttcccaatttttgtTTGGGCAATTTATGCATCAAAGAATCAGTCGGTTGATGTCCATAGCAATATCAGTAAGTCTGAAACAAAGTAGCCTGTGTGATATCATCTACTGCACTCGGTAAAGTGTCGTTCATAAACTCGTCACATTTTGACAGTCCATAGTAGACCTGGTGTGCATGAGTTGAGACTGGACTTTTACCAAACAGGCGGTTATATGTAAGAGAGATTACCTGTAATAATAAAGTAGATACCAGTTCAGCGAAAAATTGGATTATTATTTCAAACTAAATAACATGCTAATTTGTGGGGCTTCAACAAGACAACGGGCTGTTACAGTGGAAGAAATTATTGTGCATACGTTTAATGTTCTCGTTAGTGCTCGAAAACATGGTTGGTAATAACAATTTGAtagtttttacattttaaaattaaaaatttaacaGAAAAATGAATTTCACAAATAAAATAGCGGATTGCAATGCAACCAGATTTCAACCGATAGAAAATAGCGACAATAGAGCTGGAAGTTTTAATGCAACAAATTGATGGCCGTAACTATTCAGCGTTAAGGCGCGGCCCCATTCCTTGCTAAAGATTGCTGGCCATAGAAATTCGGTATAAGTATTTGCACAAAAGTTCAAGCAAAGCGCTTGCACAAGAAACGGGCTACAAAAGGGCAAAACTGGCTGACAAACCGTAACGAAAACTTCATGAGATTCTGCGATTCacttaattttatttttttggaataCTTGAATGAAAGTTCTTTACGAGATTCCAACCTAATTTGTCGAAATCACTTTCCGTTCAGTTGAACTTCTTCAGCTTGCTGTAGCTGTAGCCGTGGCCgtaaccaccaccgatgaaTCCTCCAgcctggccaccaccgatcgagccGCTCTCCTGCGCGATTCCTCCCTTGCCAATGTTCTTGACGACGGCTTCGAATCCGTTCTTGGCGTCGGCGTGGTACTTGACGATGCGCACCGAACCGTCCGGCTCATCCAGGCTGTACTCTCCCTTGACGACATCACCGTCGCGCACCTCCCACTGGCTCTTGTGGTCACCGGTGTGGTAGTCCTTCACTCCGTACTCGAACTTGTACTTCGGGTAGGCGTAGAAGTCCTTGCCCtcgtcgatgccgatgcctccGCCGATACCACCGCCAATACCACCTTCGAATCCACCCTGTATGTTGAAACGCTTCGATGAGTTTCATCTAATCATGCACGGGAAGATGTTTCCGATGACATACCTGTTCTCCGCCGAAGCCACCACCGTAGTACTTGTACGGGATGTGTTTCACCTCACTGACGAATCCATGGTGCTCGTATGCCAATGCAACTCCTGCCAGCGCCACAACAGCCAACGCtagtttgaacatttttcaaatttgttttaaattctTAGCTGCACTGGGCACAACTGCACTGAAAAGCTGATGAGCTGTTACTGATACTATCTACAACCAAATTCTTGCTCTTTTATACTACGTTATGTGCCACTATCCCTCCATTTTCACTGCCGCTGCTCAAGCTCAAGTTGAAATCAATTGGTACATTCTGCATACCAACACCTTCGGCGCAAGGCCAAGTTTGCTAAATTGGTTCTATGTTTTCCTTGTCGGCCGAAAGTCAGCAAAAAGCACCATCGTTTACACCCAGACTAAATCGAAGCATTAACAAAGGTACGGTTCAATAGACATCAAAACTATGGGCCGCCACTTGTAGCTGCATAATCGTACGCACTGGCTGGGCGTGCAACCATATGTCGTGGCCCAGCCGTGGACTCTATCGTCACTCACGAAActgctttttccttttccctttctgcGATGCATCGCGTGCCGTGTTGCAGTGGGGCCGCGGAGTCGCGTTCTCCTTCACGTGCCGTACGTTtggttgtttcattttcgtaAGAAGTCCCCACCGGGAAAGTCGCACCTCAAGGATGCACCTCTCGACAGTGGTCTAGACGAAGTGGGAAACTTTTGGAGCTCGTTGGCTGCCTCACTGGCTGGCGTATAAAAACCACACCCGGGTGCCCAGAAGTGCATCATTCAGTTCAcggcattcagcagcagcaccagcagcagcagcattcccctTCTTCAGACGCATTCTATCGTGACAAACGACAAACACAACAATGCAGAAGCTTGCCGTTGTTGCTTTGGCCCTGCTCGGTGCAGTGTTGGCGTACGAGCACCATGGATTCGTCAGTGAGGTGAAGCACATCCCGTACAAGTActacggtggtggtagcatcgGCGGTCAGGTAAGGGCATCCTTCTACTAGGATATCTCCAGGAATCGTCCTTAAGGAGCACAGCGCTTTAACCGGAAATACTTTTGATTTCGTAGGGAGGCTTCGAAGGCGGTATTGgcggtggtatcggtggtgGCATCGATGAGGGCAAGGACTTCTACGCCTACCCGAAGTACAAGTTCGAGTACGGAGTGAAGGACTACCACACCGGTGACCACAAGAGCCAGTGGGAGGTGCGCGACGGTGATGTCGTCGAGGGAGAGTACAGCCTGGATGAGCCGGACGGTTCGGTGCGCATCGTCAAGTACCACGCCGACGCCAAGAACGGATTCGAAGCCGTCGTCAAGACGATCGGCAAGGGCCACCAGTGAACCAGCGAAGAACGTCGGTTCTCGACTTCGACCCCCCAAACCCCGTATttcccgattccgattcccgaTTCTTCCTTGATCTGACCTCTGCCCAATCCTAAGACCCCGAAGTTCCCCCCTCACACCGCTGCCCTATTCGTACCTTGTAAACCTGTGCTATTCctacataaaaaaagaagtacATGTGATGATAATGAAAACCTTCTATTAGACCACCCCGGTGGGTGGTGTGGTCTTCTCCGAAACAGCCCCGATGGTCCTGTGGGATGTGTCTCAACTCAACAGCTCAACACCGCTTACAGTGCACCAGGTGGTGGTCATGTTTAAATTACAAGCTAATTTAGCACACCATCCGCAAATGAAACGATTCGCTCCGATTCCTTTATTCATTAAATTGCCATCACAGAATCGAAAGCACGATCCGTCCGTCGAGAATGGTGCTTCTAATGTAGGTCCGCCGCCTAGTACGAAGTACGGCGGAGTGCGCGCGGTCTGGCCTAAGCACGTATCCTATATCCTCCACACATTGTACACACACGTGCCCGTCTAATCCGGCAGGATTAGTCCAATGGATGCCCTTCGGAACCATCTAATATGTGCGGAGATTCGGTGCGCCATAACTTTGGCAAAGATCTGGAAAACCACGTAACGGACGTCATTTACCGGAACGTCCCAGAtgctcacacactcacacacacgctacatATGTGGAATGCATGGCTTTTGGGAACCTGGAACACAGAGTGCAGTTCGAGGATTGCAGTGCGAGCGTGCATAACGATGCACAGAATGTGGACAGAATCCCGTAAGCCCATGTGACCCAACCtgaacccccaaaaaacacgtGGCATCTGGGCACTTGGCTGTAAAACCAGAAGCGTATCCAGAAGCGCCCCATGTAGAAGAAGATCACCTTATCTGCGTAGTTACAACAGTGAGTAATTCGTGTGTTTAGAAGGAATTATAGGCGTTAAACCAGACGATTGTGTACGCAAAATGCAGACAACCTAACGAGCACCGGAACAAGTCTGCCAGCTGCCCACAGATAAATGGCAACAAGTCACGAAGATGGTCTCTTGCCCTGACATTGGTgtacgtgctgctgctaccattggAACTGTCACTGGATTTTAACAAAACCAAAGCTCTTTCTGGTCCAACTTCAAGACACTGAAAGGACATGCAATTTCGTAAAACATCCCATCCAATATGTCTATGTCCTGTGTGCTTGTCAgtatgcgagtgtgtgtgtgtgtgttgggtgagCAAATGTCAAATTAAAATATCCAACGGAATGGCAGGGCAGGTGGTCACAAGCTCGTGCCTCGTGCGGCGCAATTCCGAACAACACATGCAACACCAACCAGAAGAAGCAACCGGAAGCAAAAATATCAATCCACTCCAGTTAACAGCacatgtgtgtggtttgttcgGGATCGTCGGAACCGTTTCCACTCCTCCCGTAGCGCCACCTCACCTCTTATGACCATGATGTGGCCATTCGGAAACAGATTACATGCTGTCGAAAGCAGGCtaggctgcagcagcagggggaaGCCGTAGCGCCGTAGACAGCGAATGAGAGGGAAGGGGATCTGGGGTTGTGGTTCGGTTGTGGAAATGCCGAAAATATCTTACcgaggaatcggaatcggaaccgaAGCCCCAATACGCCCAAACGCTGCATTCCGGACCGGACGATATGCTAGGCGTTGTGTTGTGAGTGTGGCATTGGTCCTGTCTGGAACAGGGAAAGgaattttatcatttcactGCTACCGactttccaccatcaccaccatcagaaaCCGGCGGAGCTTTCAGCTTGTTGGAAGGTGTTGAATGATGTTTCGATCTGGACTCGAAGGCCACACCATTCTGTGTGTGGCGAGATGGTTCGCCAGAGTGTTGCGGGAGCCATGGTTACCACAACGGTTTTGTGAGAATTTTTGCACCAACAGCATGCTTTGATGCTAGCGTCTCTGAATGTTGAGGCACTAAATGTTGAGGTTAAAGCGCTGTGAAACAAGTAATGACCAGTGCTTGTTAAGCAAGCTACACTATCTGCTGATACATAATAACCAATTACATCCTGTCCAGAGTGTGCAACGAAATGATAAACGAACCCTTAACATTGCCAACACATTCCTCCTGCTGGAAAAGGTGAGataatgtttttaattattttgacACAGTTATCCCCCGCGACCATGTGCATTCCGCGGAGTCGCTGTAATAGGAAATATGTAAATTTTTATGTTGCCACGCTACCGGCCATTCCTTCGCGACCTGGCTACATTGTTGTGGAAATGTGTGGGTCAGAAATAACGGGAGAAAAATGTCCTTCATATTCACTGAATGCGGTGAGCTTGTCGGAAATATTTCTCGCATGGAATTCATTCCACGCTACGGTGACCACATTCCCGGTGTACAGTGAGGACGACCTCTCCGGCATTCAGGTGAAACAGGGTTTCCAAAAGCCCCGCACGAATGcccggcggggggaggggagttaCAGCATTTCCATCAAACACTGGTCTGGCCTAAATACCAGGCCGTACCATCGACATGTCGCGTGGAGATTCACTCGCTTCATCTTCACGTCCAtcagaaaaatgaaaaataacaCAAGAAAGAGTCAAGTGTGTACTAAAAAGCTCAAGTGAAGAAGCATCGACTGTAAACCGACATTCAAGAGGAGCCATTAAAGCGCCGCATGATGCGTTGTTTGATAAACCTGGTTGGATATCAACATTACACGGAATATGGCAGGAAacaaaatggcagcagcaaagagaTAATGCCGGCGGTAATGCTGGACTGAAGCTACTTACGTTCGGTATGGTCTGATGGTGTCGCTGCGGTGGCATCTGCGGACGTATCGTAACCgggggtggcggtgccggACTGTACCGTGGCTGTTGCATGCTGGTGGCAGCTGGCGCTAAGTACAACGAAGGGAGgtaggaagagagggagaaagagaaagaaaaaaagcaaagaaaatgaaGCCAACCAAAATTgatagcagagcagagcgagagcaaagcagagcagagcagcgcagGGACAGAAGCAAATCGCGGCCATTTCCAACTGCATCGAAACGATGTTCCTACAACGCCCATCGTCCAACGAGCCCTTTCTTGCGAGCCAAACACAACGTCAAACAGTAAACCAATCCCCATAACGTGTAGATAACAATCGAAAAGTTATGATTTAAACTTGCTAAACGCGCACGCGGACGCGAAAGTTGTTCCAGCCAGGAATCTCCACCGttcaccaccggccaccgaccgGGTTCGTGACCTTTGAACTTAATTTTTAtcttccatcgatcgattgcttacccccccccccccttcccaccgtGCGTCGTTCTGCTATAAAGACCGATAAATCagaagccgagccgagcgcaGAAGTGATATTATTCAATATCAGTCGGCGAAACATTATGAAACACCATAAAGCATCGACAGCGCAGTGAAGTGAGGCGAGTGATTCCAAGGGGAGGTGGAGGATCCGGGTCCTGGTCGGTC
This sequence is a window from Anopheles darlingi chromosome 3, idAnoDarlMG_H_01, whole genome shotgun sequence. Protein-coding genes within it:
- the LOC125956777 gene encoding cuticle protein 19-like, producing the protein MLKSSVVVLALAAACLAYEHHGFVSEVKHIPYKYYGGGFGGEQGGFEGGIGGGIGGGIGIDEGKDFYAYPKYKFEYGVKDYHTGDHKSQWEVRDGDVVKGEYSLDEPDGSVRIVKYHADAKNGFEAIVKNIGKGGIAQESGSIGGGQAGGFIGGGYGHGYSYSKLKKFN
- the LOC125956778 gene encoding cuticle protein 19-like; this translates as MFKQIVALCVLFGAVLAYEHHGFVSEVKHIPYKYGGFGGEQGGFEGGVGGGIGGGIGIDEGKDFYAYPKYKFEYGVKDYHTGDHKSQWEVRDGDVVKGEYSLDEPDGSVRIVKYHADAKNGFEAVVKNIGKGGIAQESGSIGGGQAGGFIGGGYGHGYSYSKLKQYN
- the LOC125956776 gene encoding cuticle protein 19-like yields the protein MFKLALAVVALAGVALAYEHHGFVSEVKHIPYKYYGGGFGGEQGGFEGGIGGGIGGGIGIDEGKDFYAYPKYKFEYGVKDYHTGDHKSQWEVRDGDVVKGEYSLDEPDGSVRIVKYHADAKNGFEAVVKNIGKGGIAQESGSIGGGQAGGFIGGGYGHGYSYSKLKKFN
- the LOC125956782 gene encoding adult-specific cuticular protein ACP-20-like, yielding MQKLAVVALALLGAVLAYEHHGFVSEVKHIPYKYYGGGSIGGQGGFEGGIGGGIGGGIDEGKDFYAYPKYKFEYGVKDYHTGDHKSQWEVRDGDVVEGEYSLDEPDGSVRIVKYHADAKNGFEAVVKTIGKGHQ